In Amycolatopsis methanolica 239, a single genomic region encodes these proteins:
- a CDS encoding phosphoadenylyl-sulfate reductase — protein sequence MTTATRTEELKALAEKASAELADATALEALRWTAETFGDDFIVASNMQDAVLIDLATKVKSDVDILFLETGYHFAETIGTRDAVATVYPDVKIVNAAAEQTVAQQDAEYGPKLHDRDPNLCCHLRKVVPLRKTLSNYSAWVTGVRRVDAPTRANTPIVTWDDRNGLVKVNPIAPWTDDEFNAYIDEHGILQNPLVGEGYPSIGCAPCTAKVAPGADPRSGRWAGKSKTECGLHA from the coding sequence GTGACCACCGCGACGAGGACCGAAGAACTGAAGGCACTGGCGGAGAAGGCGTCCGCCGAACTGGCCGACGCGACCGCGCTGGAGGCCCTGCGCTGGACCGCGGAGACCTTCGGCGACGACTTCATCGTCGCCTCCAACATGCAGGACGCGGTGCTCATCGACCTCGCCACCAAGGTGAAGTCCGATGTGGACATCCTGTTCCTCGAGACCGGCTACCACTTCGCGGAGACGATCGGCACCAGGGACGCGGTCGCGACCGTGTACCCGGACGTGAAGATCGTGAACGCGGCCGCCGAGCAGACCGTGGCGCAGCAGGACGCCGAGTACGGCCCCAAGCTGCACGACCGGGACCCGAACCTGTGCTGCCACCTGCGCAAGGTGGTGCCGTTGCGCAAGACGCTGTCGAACTACTCCGCGTGGGTCACCGGCGTGCGCCGCGTGGACGCCCCGACGCGGGCGAACACCCCGATCGTCACCTGGGACGACCGCAACGGCCTGGTCAAGGTCAACCCGATCGCGCCGTGGACCGACGACGAGTTCAACGCCTACATCGACGAACACGGCATCCTGCAGAACCCGCTGGTCGGCGAGGGCTACCCGTCGATCGGCTGCGCGCCGTGCACCGCGAAGGTGGCGCCGGGCGCCGATCCGCGCAGCGGCCGCTGGGCAGGCAAGTCCAAGACCGAGTGCGGCCTGCACGCGTAG
- a CDS encoding Insertion element protein, whose protein sequence is MTAQERATPFHCPYCGDEDLRPEEDGAWLCGACRRVFTVKFIGLRFPEGASK, encoded by the coding sequence ATGACGGCACAGGAACGCGCGACGCCGTTCCACTGCCCCTACTGCGGGGACGAAGACCTCCGTCCGGAAGAGGACGGAGCCTGGCTTTGCGGCGCCTGCCGCCGCGTCTTCACCGTCAAGTTCATCGGGCTGCGCTTTCCGGAAGGAGCGAGCAAGTGA
- a CDS encoding nitrite/sulfite reductase: MASPTRDNPAAARTPRARQRRGEGQWALGYREPLNPNERSKKDDHPLNVRSRIENIYARGGFDSIDPGDLRGRFRWYGLYTQRKPGIDGGRTATLEPEELDDEYFMLRVRIDGGALTTEQLAVIGEISQTYARDSADITDRQNVQYHWIRIEDMPTIWEKLEGAGLTTMTACGDSPRVILGSPVAGIAEDEIIDGTPAIDEIKRRYLGKPEYANLPRKFKTAVSGLPDVAHEIHDVAFVGVVHPEHGPGFDVWVGGGLSTNPMIGQRLGAWVPLDEVPEVWEGVISVFRDYGYRRLRSRARIKFLVKDWGAEKFREVLESQYLKRKMLDGPAPEAPAAQHDHVGVHRQKDGKFYVGAAPVGGRVSGSTLIKVAKAAERAGSNRVRLTPLQKLLVLDVAEEDVPGLQAELAELGLPTNPSPWRRGVMACTGIEFCKLAIVETKQRAKDLVTALEERLADIQDQVENPVTVHINGCPNSCARIQTADIGLKGQIVTDDDGNQVEGFQVHLGGGLGLDAGFGRKLRGHKVTGDELIGYVERVVRNYLSQREEGERFAQWVARADEADLR; encoded by the coding sequence ATGGCTTCGCCGACGCGCGACAACCCTGCCGCCGCCCGAACCCCGCGCGCCCGGCAGCGTCGGGGTGAGGGCCAGTGGGCCCTCGGCTACCGGGAGCCGCTGAACCCGAACGAGCGCTCGAAGAAGGACGACCACCCGCTCAACGTTCGATCGCGGATCGAAAACATCTACGCGCGCGGTGGCTTCGACTCGATCGATCCGGGCGACCTCCGTGGCCGGTTCCGCTGGTACGGCCTCTACACCCAGCGCAAGCCCGGCATCGACGGCGGCCGCACCGCGACGCTGGAGCCGGAGGAGCTGGACGACGAGTACTTCATGCTCCGCGTCCGCATCGACGGTGGCGCCCTGACCACCGAGCAGCTCGCGGTCATCGGCGAGATCTCGCAGACCTACGCCCGCGACAGCGCGGACATCACCGACCGGCAGAACGTCCAGTACCACTGGATCCGGATCGAGGACATGCCGACGATCTGGGAGAAGCTGGAGGGCGCCGGCCTGACCACGATGACCGCCTGCGGCGACAGCCCGCGCGTCATCCTCGGCTCCCCCGTCGCCGGCATCGCCGAGGACGAGATCATCGACGGCACCCCGGCCATCGACGAGATCAAGCGCCGCTACCTGGGCAAGCCGGAGTACGCGAACCTGCCGCGCAAGTTCAAGACCGCCGTTTCCGGGCTGCCGGACGTGGCCCACGAGATCCACGACGTCGCCTTCGTCGGTGTCGTGCACCCCGAGCACGGTCCCGGTTTCGACGTGTGGGTCGGCGGCGGCCTGTCGACCAACCCGATGATCGGCCAGCGGCTGGGCGCGTGGGTGCCGCTCGACGAGGTGCCCGAGGTGTGGGAGGGCGTCATCAGCGTCTTCCGCGACTACGGCTACCGGCGGCTGCGCTCCCGCGCCCGGATCAAGTTCCTGGTCAAGGACTGGGGTGCGGAGAAGTTCCGCGAAGTTCTCGAATCCCAGTACCTGAAGCGGAAGATGCTCGACGGCCCGGCGCCGGAGGCGCCCGCCGCGCAGCACGACCACGTGGGCGTGCACCGGCAGAAGGACGGCAAATTCTACGTCGGCGCCGCGCCGGTCGGCGGCCGGGTGTCCGGCTCGACGCTGATCAAGGTCGCGAAGGCCGCCGAGCGCGCCGGCTCGAACCGCGTGCGGCTCACCCCGCTGCAGAAGCTGCTGGTGCTCGACGTCGCCGAGGAGGACGTGCCCGGCCTGCAGGCGGAGCTGGCCGAGCTGGGCCTGCCCACCAACCCGAGCCCGTGGCGGCGCGGCGTGATGGCCTGCACCGGCATCGAGTTCTGCAAGCTCGCGATCGTGGAGACCAAGCAGCGCGCCAAGGACCTGGTGACCGCGCTCGAGGAGCGGCTGGCCGACATCCAGGACCAGGTGGAGAACCCGGTCACGGTGCACATCAACGGCTGCCCGAACTCGTGCGCCCGCATCCAGACCGCGGACATCGGCCTCAAGGGCCAGATCGTGACCGACGACGACGGCAACCAGGTCGAGGGCTTCCAGGTCCACCTGGGCGGCGGGCTCGGCCTGGACGCCGGGTTCGGCCGGAAGCTGCGCGGCCACAAGGTGACCGGCGACGAGCTGATCGGCTACGTCGAGCGGGTCGTGCGCAACTACCTGTCCCAGCGGGAAGAGGGCGAGCGCTTCGCGCAGTGGGTGGCGCGCGCCGACGAGGCCGATCTCCGATGA
- a CDS encoding putative leader peptide, which yields MTYAGVLLVVRRHVDFRRVASALCRETN from the coding sequence GTGACTTATGCCGGAGTGCTCCTCGTGGTGCGTCGCCACGTCGACTTCCGGCGTGTCGCCAGCGCCCTGTGCCGCGAGACGAACTGA